The following are from one region of the Heliangelus exortis chromosome 2, bHelExo1.hap1, whole genome shotgun sequence genome:
- the LOC139793153 gene encoding desmocollin-1-like isoform X2: MAPDTPRLVLGLLVLSLCCEACKKVVFHVPSELEADTLVGRVDLKECLQSADFISSSDGNFKILEDGSVYTTSAVSLSAEKKIFNILLKDSQEHVQKEIHVSLEKEEKTQTQKTRHARDAVLKRTKRRWGPIPSVMIENSLGPFPLQIQQVQSDTAQNYTIYYSASGPGIDQDPKGLFYIERETGNIFATRAVDREQYPSFQIICFATTPDGYSPEVPLVHTIRIEDDNDNAPYFTQDVFEFCVPENSKPGIVVGKVTAEDRDEPYTLHTTLKYRIVAQNPPITPAFSLHGDTGVISVLLPQLDRELVPSYTLLVEVRDMAGQPFGLCTTGTVVIRIEDTNDNAPSFKQTQYETRVEENRVNVEILRVSVIDLDEPGSPGSGAVYEIIRGNDDRSFEITTDKNTNEGILCVVKGLDYEAAKQRVLVIAVNNEAPYMLAPHSQQVTQSTSSVTVHVLDVDEGPVFKPCHLRIDVKECEDIGTSIGRYIAEDPETGNSEGICYRIPPGQCNWISIDEKSGEVRTIKVLDRDVGEMRRGQCNITVLAIDRNGKTGTGTIQVVIQPGNKNHPRITTTEYVMCRDRKPICLTAEDGDESPYSAPFVYRLTDRSLASMWKLTRHNDNSVYLSPKGDVPYGIYRIPITVTDNGGKVGENYVTVNVCDCATPTECDGESRQLANGNVTLGIWAILAMILGSLLLLLILITICGCCGAGVMHRQVTDDCANHNLIISNTEAPGEEVMDQNIIPLQNTNDQGGYGIKTGDQQTFEMVKGRGHTLESVKGGGHQTLGSVKEGGGQPMMDTCRYSYSEWHNFTHPRLGEESVRGHTLIKN, translated from the exons TTGATTTGAAAGAATGCCTTCAGTCTGCAGACTTTATCAGTTCCAGTGATGGGAACTTCAAAATCCTAGAGGATGGTTCTGTGTACACAAcatctgctgtttctttgtctgctgagaaaaagatttttaacaTATTACTTAAAGACAGTCAAGAACATGTACAGAAGGAAATACATGTTAgcttggaaaaagaagaaaag ACTCAGACACAGAAGACCAGGCATGCTAGAGATGCAGTTCTCAAGCGAACCAAAAGAAGGTGGGGTCCTATTCCATCTGTTATGATAGAGAACTCACTGGGACCTTTTCCACTACAAATACAGCAG GTCCAGTCAGACACAGCTCAGAACTATACTATTTATTATTCTGCAAGTGGACCAGGAATTGATCAAGATCCAAAGGGTTTGTTTTACATAGAAAGAGAAACTGGAAATATCTTTGCTACTCGTGCAGTGGACCGTGAACAATATCCAAGCTTTCAG ATCATTTGCTTTGCAACCACTCCAGATGGTTATTCACCAGAGGTACCACTGGTGCATACAATCAGGATAGAGGATGATAATGATAATGCTCCATATTTTACTCAGGATGTTTTTGAGTTTTGTGTCCCTGAAAATTCCAAACCTG GTATAGTTGTTGGAAAAGTGACTGCAGAGGACAGAGATGAGCCTTATACTCTGCATACTACATTGAAGTACCGTATTGTGGCACAAAATCCACCAATAACCCCAGCATTTTCTTTACATGGTGACACAGGTGTCATTTCTGTATTGTTACCGCAACTGGACAGAGAG cTGGTACCCAGTTACACTTTGTTAGTTGAAGTCAGAGATATGGCAGGTCAGCCTTTTGGTTTGTGCACTACAGGAACAGTTGTCATTAGAATCGAAGATACAAATGACAATGCACCATCCTTTAAACAGACACAG TATGAAACACGAGTGGAAGAAAACAGGGTGAATGTAGAAATACTGAGAGTCTCTGTTATTGATCTTGATGAACCTGGTTCACCTGGCTCAGGAGCAGTGTATGAAATTATAAGAGGAAATGATGATCGGTCCTTTGAAATTACAACAGACAAAAACACAAATGAAGGAATACTGTGTGTTGTTAAG GGACTGGACTACGAAGCTGCCAAGCAGAGGGTTCTTGTGATTGCAGTCAACAACGAGGCACCCTACATGCTGGCCCCACATTCACAACAAGTTACCCAGAGCACCAGCTCTGTTACAGTGCACGTGCTGGATGTAGACGAGGGGCCGGTGTTTAAACCCTGTCACTTGCGCATAGATGTTAAAGAATGTGAGGATATTGGGACGAGTATTGGGAGATACATTGCAGAAGATCCAGAAACTGGAAACAGTGAAGGCATATG CTACCGGATACCACCTGGCCAATGTAATTGGATCAGCATAGATGAAAAATCAGGTGAAGTCAGAACCATTAAAGTCTTGGACCGAGATGTTGGAGAAATGAGACGAGGTCAATGCAATATCACAGTCCTGGCAATAGACAGAA ATGGCAAAACAGGCACCGGAACAATCCAGGTTGTCATCCAACCTGGGAACAAGAATCATCCACGAATCACTACGACTGAGTATGTCATGTGCAGAGACAGGAAACCCATCTGCCTTACTGCAGAGGATGGTGATGAATCTCCTTACAGCGCACCTTTCGTGTACCGCTTAACCGACCGTAGCTTGGCTTCCATGTGGAAGTTGACTCGACACAATG acaaTTCTGTGTATCTTTCACCAAAGGGTGATGTTCCATATGGAATATATAGAATTCCTATAACTGTGACTGATAATGGAGGAAAGGTAGGCGAGAACTACGTAACTGTTAACGTCTGTGATTGTGCTACTCCAACCGAATGCGATGGGGAGAGCCGTCAGCTTGCCAATGGAAATGTTACCCTCGGCATATGGGCCATCCTTGCAATGATCCTGGGATCGCTGTTGTTGCTGT TAATTCTGATCACAATTTGTggctgctgtggtgctggggtAATGCACAGGCAAGTGACTGATGATTGTGCCAATCAcaatttaataatttcaaatacaGAAGCACCAGGAGAAGAAGTGATG GATCAAAATATAATTCCTCTACAAAATACAAATGATCAAGGGGGATATGGAATAAAAACAGGAGATCAACAGACATTTGAAATGGTAAAAGGAAGAGGGCACACCTTGGAATCAGTCAAAGGAGGTGGACATCAGACTCTGGGATCAGTTAAAGAAGGAGGAGGACAACCTATGATGGATACGTGTAGATATTCCTATTCAGAATGGCATAATTTCACACATCCACGTTTAGGCGAA GAATCCGTTAGAGGACACACtctgattaaaaattaa
- the LOC139793153 gene encoding desmocollin-1-like isoform X1 — translation MAPDTPRLVLGLLVLSLCCEACKKVVFHVPSELEADTLVGRVDLKECLQSADFISSSDGNFKILEDGSVYTTSAVSLSAEKKIFNILLKDSQEHVQKEIHVSLEKEEKTQTQKTRHARDAVLKRTKRRWGPIPSVMIENSLGPFPLQIQQVQSDTAQNYTIYYSASGPGIDQDPKGLFYIERETGNIFATRAVDREQYPSFQIICFATTPDGYSPEVPLVHTIRIEDDNDNAPYFTQDVFEFCVPENSKPGIVVGKVTAEDRDEPYTLHTTLKYRIVAQNPPITPAFSLHGDTGVISVLLPQLDRELVPSYTLLVEVRDMAGQPFGLCTTGTVVIRIEDTNDNAPSFKQTQYETRVEENRVNVEILRVSVIDLDEPGSPGSGAVYEIIRGNDDRSFEITTDKNTNEGILCVVKGLDYEAAKQRVLVIAVNNEAPYMLAPHSQQVTQSTSSVTVHVLDVDEGPVFKPCHLRIDVKECEDIGTSIGRYIAEDPETGNSEGICYRIPPGQCNWISIDEKSGEVRTIKVLDRDVGEMRRGQCNITVLAIDRNGKTGTGTIQVVIQPGNKNHPRITTTEYVMCRDRKPICLTAEDGDESPYSAPFVYRLTDRSLASMWKLTRHNDNSVYLSPKGDVPYGIYRIPITVTDNGGKVGENYVTVNVCDCATPTECDGESRQLANGNVTLGIWAILAMILGSLLLLLILITICGCCGAGVMHRQVTDDCANHNLIISNTEAPGEEVMDQNIIPLQNTNDQGGYGIKTGDQQTFEMVKGRGHTLESVKGGGHQTLGSVKEGGGQPMMDTCRYSYSEWHNFTHPRLGEKVHLCRQDEEQKHSEDYLLSYNYEGKGSLAGSVGCCSDQHEEEALDFLDQLEPKFRTLAETCIKR, via the exons TTGATTTGAAAGAATGCCTTCAGTCTGCAGACTTTATCAGTTCCAGTGATGGGAACTTCAAAATCCTAGAGGATGGTTCTGTGTACACAAcatctgctgtttctttgtctgctgagaaaaagatttttaacaTATTACTTAAAGACAGTCAAGAACATGTACAGAAGGAAATACATGTTAgcttggaaaaagaagaaaag ACTCAGACACAGAAGACCAGGCATGCTAGAGATGCAGTTCTCAAGCGAACCAAAAGAAGGTGGGGTCCTATTCCATCTGTTATGATAGAGAACTCACTGGGACCTTTTCCACTACAAATACAGCAG GTCCAGTCAGACACAGCTCAGAACTATACTATTTATTATTCTGCAAGTGGACCAGGAATTGATCAAGATCCAAAGGGTTTGTTTTACATAGAAAGAGAAACTGGAAATATCTTTGCTACTCGTGCAGTGGACCGTGAACAATATCCAAGCTTTCAG ATCATTTGCTTTGCAACCACTCCAGATGGTTATTCACCAGAGGTACCACTGGTGCATACAATCAGGATAGAGGATGATAATGATAATGCTCCATATTTTACTCAGGATGTTTTTGAGTTTTGTGTCCCTGAAAATTCCAAACCTG GTATAGTTGTTGGAAAAGTGACTGCAGAGGACAGAGATGAGCCTTATACTCTGCATACTACATTGAAGTACCGTATTGTGGCACAAAATCCACCAATAACCCCAGCATTTTCTTTACATGGTGACACAGGTGTCATTTCTGTATTGTTACCGCAACTGGACAGAGAG cTGGTACCCAGTTACACTTTGTTAGTTGAAGTCAGAGATATGGCAGGTCAGCCTTTTGGTTTGTGCACTACAGGAACAGTTGTCATTAGAATCGAAGATACAAATGACAATGCACCATCCTTTAAACAGACACAG TATGAAACACGAGTGGAAGAAAACAGGGTGAATGTAGAAATACTGAGAGTCTCTGTTATTGATCTTGATGAACCTGGTTCACCTGGCTCAGGAGCAGTGTATGAAATTATAAGAGGAAATGATGATCGGTCCTTTGAAATTACAACAGACAAAAACACAAATGAAGGAATACTGTGTGTTGTTAAG GGACTGGACTACGAAGCTGCCAAGCAGAGGGTTCTTGTGATTGCAGTCAACAACGAGGCACCCTACATGCTGGCCCCACATTCACAACAAGTTACCCAGAGCACCAGCTCTGTTACAGTGCACGTGCTGGATGTAGACGAGGGGCCGGTGTTTAAACCCTGTCACTTGCGCATAGATGTTAAAGAATGTGAGGATATTGGGACGAGTATTGGGAGATACATTGCAGAAGATCCAGAAACTGGAAACAGTGAAGGCATATG CTACCGGATACCACCTGGCCAATGTAATTGGATCAGCATAGATGAAAAATCAGGTGAAGTCAGAACCATTAAAGTCTTGGACCGAGATGTTGGAGAAATGAGACGAGGTCAATGCAATATCACAGTCCTGGCAATAGACAGAA ATGGCAAAACAGGCACCGGAACAATCCAGGTTGTCATCCAACCTGGGAACAAGAATCATCCACGAATCACTACGACTGAGTATGTCATGTGCAGAGACAGGAAACCCATCTGCCTTACTGCAGAGGATGGTGATGAATCTCCTTACAGCGCACCTTTCGTGTACCGCTTAACCGACCGTAGCTTGGCTTCCATGTGGAAGTTGACTCGACACAATG acaaTTCTGTGTATCTTTCACCAAAGGGTGATGTTCCATATGGAATATATAGAATTCCTATAACTGTGACTGATAATGGAGGAAAGGTAGGCGAGAACTACGTAACTGTTAACGTCTGTGATTGTGCTACTCCAACCGAATGCGATGGGGAGAGCCGTCAGCTTGCCAATGGAAATGTTACCCTCGGCATATGGGCCATCCTTGCAATGATCCTGGGATCGCTGTTGTTGCTGT TAATTCTGATCACAATTTGTggctgctgtggtgctggggtAATGCACAGGCAAGTGACTGATGATTGTGCCAATCAcaatttaataatttcaaatacaGAAGCACCAGGAGAAGAAGTGATG GATCAAAATATAATTCCTCTACAAAATACAAATGATCAAGGGGGATATGGAATAAAAACAGGAGATCAACAGACATTTGAAATGGTAAAAGGAAGAGGGCACACCTTGGAATCAGTCAAAGGAGGTGGACATCAGACTCTGGGATCAGTTAAAGAAGGAGGAGGACAACCTATGATGGATACGTGTAGATATTCCTATTCAGAATGGCATAATTTCACACATCCACGTTTAGGCGAA AAGGTGCACCTATGCAGACAGGATGAAGAACAGAAGCACTCTGAAGATTATCTGCTTTCATATAACTATGAAGGAAAAGGATCTTTGGCTGGCTCTGTAGGCTGCTGCAGTGATCAGCATGAGGAAGAGGCACTTGACTTCTTAGATCAGCTGGAGCCCAAGTTTAGGACATTAGCAGAAACATGCATAAAAAGATAA